The Lathyrus oleraceus cultivar Zhongwan6 chromosome 5, CAAS_Psat_ZW6_1.0, whole genome shotgun sequence genome includes the window tagattggaagaagTTTCGTTGTCAAGCAGCAACAtcttggatgttaggatttgcaAGACGTCTAcaacattggcaattacttacgcctatattagcatgaatatgtaatcaaaacatgaatatgtaatcaaaacatgaatattATATTATGCATATTATATTCAGTTCTGAAACTTAatacataaatcaatgtgaacgagaaatatgcaaagcttcaaataaatcagcaaactgtggatcttcctcttcggcattaacctgtctcatataacgatgaatcaatgtagatacacgagcccaatAAGGATCAGATAGTCCCGCGTCATAAACAGGAACTGGTACCTCTCTTGGTTCGTCACGATGGGGAGGGGCCAAACGTGGATGCgaaacacaataataccactccagataaccATCTTCTATATCAGATGAAATGGTGGCCATGGTAGTTGGATGGGTCACAACAATAACACTCTGATGGTAACcaatccaatcaacatcaatatcagTCGCCATCATCCAATCAAGAGGTGTGGATGGAACATACTGCTTGTACCCGAACTGGCATAAACATCTGtcaggcaagtatggaacaactgtgtcaccccacttcaaacaccCCCTGTACAGACATAACTCATCAAACTGACGCCATCCTCCATGATCCTCAAATGGACGGCATATGACGTCGGCAGGTGTCCACTCATCCAAAATATGTCGTAAATCATCCACCTTCAGGACTCCTTGCCTATAGgaccatctcatcgctcgagGAAGACCACAATTATCAGCTGGTTTCCAATTCTTTCCTCattttccaacagttggaaagtactcgtgagtccaacactgttacaaaataaaaacataataaacaaaataaattaagttaacataatttataaaatgaatcaaacacttaataaACAAGATTAAATGatatacctgtaggagagtaggatatccaccgagctgtttgcaactgaacatggacgcatctccaagatatctGTATAGGGTAACCAGTGCCGTGAGTGTTGGATTTTGGTCATGTTAGGCATTATTTGGATTGGTGTTTCTGTTTTGCAGATTCTTTAAAGTTTGACAAAGACTTGGTGACTGGTTTTGTGCTTGGACCTATGTGAATGACAAGGAATTGTGGAATTGGACTCATAGAATACATGGAAGCTGTTTTGTTTTGGACCTTGTTATTGTAATGTATTTGAAACATTATAACATTATGTAGAATATTAGGACTTTGTAATGTAACTTTGGAGTTAAAAATGAAAATGGTTGTGTACTGTAATGGTTCTTTTGGAAACAAAGGTTATAATTTTAAAGTTGACAAACACATGAAATTGGTGTTGAACTTATGACAAAATAACAATGGTTAAGTGTGGAAATGTATAAGAAAGTGAATTGGAATGTTAAAATGGTCATTTGAGGTTTTGATGAAATAGCATGTTGGAATCGAATCCAAGGATTGAATTGAAAAACAATTTGATGACTTAAATGTAACCATTAAATTTGAATAGAAATTGGGATTTGTTGAAAAGGTGTAACATGCATTTGAGTAAATTGAAAGTGGATTGAATCTCGTAAAGTGATGTCGTATGTTGCTAAGGATGGTTGCGTATGGCATTATACTACTGTTCGAAATTGGTTTAAAAAAGGTCTTATAACAAAATGGTTCAACATGCAAACATGAACAAAATTTGAAGACGAATTTGGATTAAAATAGATCATGGATTCAAATGAAATTGACTTAGGTGATTGGTGGACAATAAGAACAAGGTCATGATGACTGAGGGATGAAATCATGGTAATTTGACTTTGGTTAACTGATGTACAAAAATGATGAAATGAACTTCTCTGATTAAAACTGCATGTTCAAAATGGAACCATGCATTGATTGGAACCAATGTActaaatgaatgaatgaatgatagTGAACCTAGTGATCATACCATGACCTGACCAAAATGAATCAATGAAATTTGGATCAATGAAGATCAATGGAATCAATGGATGAAGTGACTTAGATCAAATGAGACCAATGATAATATGCAATGGAATATGAATGAAAGCATGCTTGGAACCAATCAAAACAAGCCATGTACTAGGGTTTAGTAGTCAAAGTTCAAATCCAAGCAATCAACATAAGCAAAGCACCAGTGTCATGAACCACAACTAGGGTTTCCACCCCTCCTCAAAGTAATCCATAAGGTTTACCAATCTCAAGATCAATGATTAGGTTTTCAACTCGAACATAAAGCTCCACAAGCAAAATCTCAAACTAAAGGCCTATTATTAGGATTTAAAAGTCAAGTCAGATATTCACAAAGTCAAACACAAGGCCCTATAGAAGCACATTCAAGAATTAAGGTTGAGATGTCCAGATGGATGTCATGATATAGACTTCAAGAGTCAAGGTCCCAAAGAATCAAGCAATTAGGGTTTCAACCCACATGATGAGTAATACCGCAATCCTCAAGCAAAAACCTAATCTTATCAACCATAAACCATGAATCTAAGATGCTTGTTAGCAAGTGTTAACCATGAATGGatacacatgaatgaggcatgaATGAGTATTCAAGTCATAGGTCAGATAAAAATCAAAAGGGAGGGCAtattttggggtatgacacacaAATAACGAAT containing:
- the LOC127081103 gene encoding uncharacterized protein LOC127081103, with the protein product MRWSYRQGVLKVDDLRHILDEWTPADVICRPFEDHGGWRQFDELCLYRGCLKWGDTVVPYLPDRCLCQFGYKQYVPSTPLDWMMATDIDVDWIGYHQSVIVVTHPTTMATISSDIEDGYLEWYYCVSHPRLAPPHRDEPREVPVPVYDAGLSDPYWARA